The following proteins are encoded in a genomic region of Brachypodium distachyon strain Bd21 chromosome 1, Brachypodium_distachyon_v3.0, whole genome shotgun sequence:
- the LOC100833646 gene encoding uncharacterized protein LOC100833646, protein MAGGSSRRRRRHRRRARLSMDAEPSSPPPAPEASPSTREVAVAVRPSKKTFDASGSTPSLSSGCHVWENLLDSMLHQIIALITSFHDFLAFTGTCRSWLIAASSFPSAYNFTFPPLQLSPDFGGAIYNPNRTWQLVDPAKKTSSLRCSAPGITPYPMRYLGCSYGYLIFSDRERCHLADVYTGTKVKPPKFRSGGNFFIYCGILVAPLNSPNSQLILFSRTALLQWHVGTNSWIEHPRVGEHILQIVTFKGQMFAMDFVQRLHIISLSPQLSIQEVAVVWEESMLVGLHSKPWLVVCGDMLLLVDLSVSTGQLFGFSGTFQVFRLDFSEEPAKWVKMQKLENWALFLTNDRRTPTFSCMNPERWGGKSNNIYVPMGSEDLDEPWTAIEVGQPVPSSTHHMSFSSAPTAHCSPLNSLWVLPALVYGVCQ, encoded by the exons ATGGCCGgaggcagcagccgccgccgccggcgccaccgccgaaGAGCGCGGCTGTCGATGGACGCCGAAccctcatcgccgccgccggcaccggaAGCCAGTCCCAGCACCAG AGAAGTTGCTGTTGCAGTGAGACCCTCCAAGAAAACCTTTGATGCCTCGGGCTCTACCCCTTCACTCTCGTCGGGATGTCATGTTTGGGAAAACCTTCTAGACAGCATGCTCCACCAGATCATTGCGCTCATTACCTCATTCCATGACTTCCTTGCTTTCACTGGCACCTGCCGCTCTTGGCTTATTGCGGCCTCTTCCTTCCCATCTGCATATAATTTCACCTTTCCACCTCTCCAACTCAGTCCAGATTTTGGTGGTGCCATTTACAACCCTAATCGCACATGGCAGCTTGTGGATCCTGCTAAGAAAACTTCTTCCCTTCGCTGTTCAGCGCCTGGAATTACTCCATATCCCATGCGTTATCTTGGCTGCTCATATGGGTATCTTATCTTCTCCGATCGTGAACGCTGCCACCTTGCTGATGTGTACACTGGTACTAAGGTGAAGCCTCCCAAGTTCCGATCCGGTGGCAACTTTTTTATCTACTGTGGCATCCTTGTGGCTCCACTCAATTCACCCAACTCGCAACTTATTCTTTTCTCAAGAACCGCCTTGCTCCAGTGGCATGTTGGAACAAATTCCTGGATAGAGCATCCTCGTGTTGGTGAACACATCCTTCAGATCGTGACTTTCAAAGGTCAGATGTTTGCCATGGACTTTGTTCAGAGGCTGCACATTATAAGTTTGTCACCTCAGCTCAGCATACAGGAAGTAGCAGTTGTGTGGGAAGAGAGCATGTTAGTAGGCCTGCATTCTAAGCCATGGTTGGTGGTCTGTGGTGACATGCTTCTCTTGGTCGATCTCTCGGTAAGCACGGGTCAACTGTTTGGCTTCTCTGGCACCTTTCAAGTCTTCCGCCTCGACTTCTCAGAAGAACCAGCTAAGTGGGTGAAGATGCAGAAGTTGGAAAATTGGGCTCTCTTTCTTACCAATGATAGAAGGACCCCTACATTTTCTTGCATGAACCCCGAAAGATGGGGAGGAAAGAGTAACAACATTTACGTTCCGATGGGATCTGAAGATTTGGATGAACCCTGGACTGCAATAGAGGTTGGACAACCAGTGCCGAGCTCAACTCACCATATGTCATTCAGTTCCGCACCCACTGCACATTGCAGTCCACTGAATAGCCTCTGGGTGCTGCCAGCTTTGGTTTATGGAGTTTGCCAGTGA
- the LOC100832720 gene encoding avenin-like a4, with protein sequence MKTLFFLAFLALAVTSAVARTDTTCSQSYGEQSQQQDQQQQLLLINLGRAYLQQCTPRTVPFTFATGEQASSCQVMRQQFCQQLAQIPEQFRCQAVNGVAQAIMQQQQQQQQQSQGSYQREEQAHFHIMMAALHTLPQMCAVYVPPYCIISTTSPCSIAKAATSAGGAFY encoded by the coding sequence ATGAAGACCTTGTTCTTCCTTGCATTCCTCGCCCTCGCGGTGACAAGCGCTGTTGCACGGACGGACACGACCTGCAGCCAGAGCTACGGGGAGCAAAGCCAGCAACaggaccagcagcagcagctactgCTGATCAACCTGGGCAGGGCGTACCTGCAGCAGTGCACCCCAAGGACAGTACCATTCACATTTGCGACAGGCGAGCAGGCGAGCAGCTGCCAGGTGATGAGGCAGCAGTTTTGCCAGCAGCTGGCCCAGATACCGGAGCAGTTCCGGTGCCAGGCTGTCAACGGCGTGGCACAGGCCatcatgcagcagcagcagcagcaacagcaacaatCACAGGGTTCCTACCAGCGAGAGGAGCAAGCTCATTTTCACATCATGATGGCGGCGCTGCACACACTGCCGCAGATGTGCGCCGTGTACGTCCCGCCATACTGCATCATCTCCACCACCAGCCCCTGCAGCATCGCTAAGGCTGCTACCAGTGCTGGAGGTGCCTTCTACTGA
- the LOC106865677 gene encoding avenin-like b1, with amino-acid sequence TCSHISTKTLFVLALLALVVTSAVAQSDTTCSQEYGEQSEQCEQQQQQQWQKQMTPCMKFLQQQCSLVTLPLVQWRMWQLSNCHAMQQQCCKQLVQIPEQSRCEAIQSMAQAIMQPQDQPEIIRMALQTLPSMCSVHVPEYCTAIPRFDYYDYDS; translated from the coding sequence ACTTGTAGCCATATCTCCACGAAGACCTTGTTCGTCCTCGCCCTCCTAGCCCTAGTGGTGACCAGCGCTGTTGCGCAGTCGGATACGACCTGCAGCCAGGAATATGGTGAGCAATCGGAGCAATGcgagcagcaacaacagcaacagtGGCAGAAGCAGATGACGCCGTGTATGAAGTTCCTACAGCAGCAATGTAGCCTGGTGACACTGCCGTTAGTCCAGTGGCGGATGTGGCAGCTGAGCAACTGCCATGCGATGCAGCAGCAGTGCTGCAAGCAGCTGGTCCAGATCCCTGAGCAGTCCCGGTGCGAGGCTATCCAGAGCATGGCACAAGCCATCATGCAGCCGCAAGATCAGCCGGAGATCATAAGGATGGCGCTTCAGACCCTGCCATCGATGTGCAGCGTGCACGTCCCGGAGTACTGCACCGCCATTCCCCGTTTTGACTACTATGATTACGACTCTTAA
- the LOC100833342 gene encoding avenin-like a5 produces MKMFFLAFLALAVTSAVAWTDTTCSQSYGEQSQQKQQQQLLINLGRAYLQQCTPRTVPFTFATGEQASSCQVMREQFCQQLAQIPEQFRCQAVNGVAQAIMQQQQQQQQQQQQSQGSYQPEEEAHFHIMMAALHTLPQMCAVYVPSYCIITTTSPCSIATASTSAGGAYY; encoded by the coding sequence ATGAAGATGTTCTTCCTGGCATTCCTCGCCCTCGCGGTGACGAGCGCTGTTGCATGGACGGACACGACCTGCAGCCAGAGCTACGGGGAGCAAAGCCAgcaaaagcagcagcagcagctgctgatCAACCTGGGCAGGGCGTACCTGCAGCAGTGCACCCCAAGGACAGTACCATTCACATTTGCGACAGGCGAGCAGGCGAGCAGCTGCCAGGTGATGAGGGAACAGTTTTGCCAGCAGCTGGCCCAGATCCCGGAGCAGTTCCGGTGCCAAGCTGTCAACGGTGTGGCACAGGCCatcatgcagcagcagcagcagcagcaacagcaacagcaacaatCACAGGGTTCCTACCAGCCAGAGGAGGAAGCTCATTTTCACATCATGATGGCGGCACTGCACACACTGCCACAGATGTGCGCCGTGTACGTCCCGTCATACTGcatcatcaccaccaccagcccCTGCAGCATCGCTACGGCTTCTACCAGTGCAGGTGGTGCCTACTACTGA